A genomic region of Aspergillus oryzae RIB40 DNA, chromosome 1 contains the following coding sequences:
- a CDS encoding uncharacterized protein (Na+/H+ antiporter) codes for MVWSQINPTPLNLSFLFLSGSILLYTVLSRFLKETLLLAEPPLATLVGILTGPAVLGAVEPQPWKLGNHVTKELARLTASMQVFIVGIELPEGYCSKHWKGIGILLGPVMIGGWVVCAILIHLIFGASYPSALVISACLTPTDPVLVATILEDPKATSDRIKYLLAAESGVNDGTSFPFLYLGIFILKEHSAGAVLREYLTVTIAYQCIASVAVGISLGYGANRLLRYSHERGRITENFVALFPLALIFFSLGFSSTMGMDDFLLVFSAGIGYAYHGWLEHAYQVNPVATSFISFSLSIATFIYFGLMIPWAAVTDTPKLSLSKIGIFVLLVLLLRRIPFIIASKRFNPDIKTYREALFCGHFGPMGVGALFLSMEARDILNSSCSRTKMQPGDDWDKYACETVELVWPVVCFTVLGSVVVHGLSMSIAKLARTLICAQKQHTKSLCTSDDPSTGSESMDGGMYHDEESLL; via the coding sequence ATGGTATGGAGTCAGATCAACCCTACACCGCTCAATCTCAGCTTCCTGTTCCTCTCGGGCAGTATCCTCCTCTATACTGTGCTTTCACGTTTTCTAAAAGAAACACTCCTTCTGGCAGAACCCCCGCTTGCTACGTTGGTCGGAATTCTGACCGGACCCGCGGTATTGGGTGCTGTTGAGCCCCAGCCGTGGAAGCTCGGAAATCATGTCACCAAGGAGCTAGCACGACTCACTGCAAGCATGCAGGTATTCATCGTGGGCATTGAGCTCCCTGAGGGATATTGCAGCAAGCACTGGAAAGGAATCGGCATTCTTCTTGGCCCTGTTATGATAGGTGGCTGGGTAGTATGTGCGATCCTGATCCATCTCATTTTCGGTGCTAGCTACCCTTCTGCGCTCGTTATCAGCGCTTGCCTCACTCCCACCGACCCGGTGCTGGTCGCGACCATCCTGGAGGATCCCAAGGCGACCAGCGACCGTATTAAGTATCTTCTGGCCGCGGAGTCTGGTGTGAATGATGGCACCTCATTCCCGTTCTTATATCTCGGGATTTTCATCCTGAAGGAGCATTCGGCTGGTGCTGTGCTGCGGGAATACTTGACGGTGACAATAGCCTACCAATGCATTGCGAGTGTTGCTGTCGGGATTAGTCTCGGTTATGGAGCGAACCGACTTCTCCGATATTCCCATGAGCGTGGCAGGATTACTGAGAACTTCGTTGCTCTGTTCCCCTTAGCtctgatcttcttcagcttaGGATTCTCAAGCACAATGGGGATGGATGACTTCCTACTTGTCTTCAGCGCAGGCATCGGATATGCATACCACGGCTGGCTTGAGCACGCCTACCAGGTAAATCCTGTGGCCACCTCATTTATCAGCTTCTCTCTCAGCATAGCGACGTTTATCTATTTCGGCCTGATGATCCCTTGGGCCGCTGTCACTGATACGCCAAAATTATCATTGTCAAAGATTGGGATCTTTGTGCTCCTTGTTCTACTACTTCGTCGAATCCCTTTCATTATCGCATCGAAACGATTCAATCCCGATATCAAAACGTACAGAGAGGCGCTCTTCTGCGGTCACTTTGGACCCATGGGTGTTGGTGCTCTGTTTTTGTCCATGGAGGCCAGGGATATCCTTAATTCCTCCTGTTCGCGGACAAAGATGCAGCCAGGCGACGACTGGGATAAATATGCCTGTGAAACTGTGGAGTTGGTTTGGCCCGTTGTTTGCTTTACTGTGTTGGGCTCTGTTGTGGTGCATGGGTTGAGCATGAGTATTGCGAAGTTGGCTCGGACTCTGATATGCGCTCAAAAACAGCATACGAAGTCATTATGTACCTCAGATGACCCCAGTACCGGTTCTGAGAGCATGGATGGTGGAATGTATCATGATGAGGAGAGTCTACTTTAG
- a CDS encoding uncharacterized protein (predicted protein), translated as MSWKEQKVCARWRVRQSRTVQGSCQANIAWSFIHQRSPDENNDDISRDNDYCASRGSGGFDFNRSPSESSEDSSSSSIISINNSSRPMLDVFIERFVDAFSPEVDVKSGQAGALRRAAEIRMFSPLLMDAFEVVSATFFGRSIQDPRIEKSGTLLYGRVLRNLQNALFDPERSKAESTLATVILLMAFEVTLLLSSVRFQLLNHRF; from the exons ATGAGCTggaaggaacagaaggtGTGTGCGCGATGGCGTGTGCGCCAGTCCAGAACCGTGCAGGGCAGCTGCCAGGCTAACATCGCTTGGT CTTTTATCCACCAACGCTCCCCTGATGAGAACAATGACGATATTAGCAGAGATAACGATTACTGTGCATCACGCGGGTCAGGGGGCTTCGATTTCAACCGCAGCCCATCGGAAAGCAGCGAAgattcatcatcttcgtcgatCATTAGCATAAACAACTCGTCCAGGCCAATGTTGGACGTGTTCATTGAGCGGTTTGTGGACGCTTTTAGCCCGGAAGTGGATGTCAAGTCGGGTCAGGCGGGAGCATTGCGACGCGCAGCGGAAATTCGCATGTTTTCTCCGCTTCTGATGGATGCATTTGAAGTGGTCTCAGCAACTTTCTTCGGTCGGTCCATTCAGGACCCGCGAATTGAGAAGTCAGGCACTCTGCTGTATGGACGTGTCCTGCGCAATCTACAAAATGCCTTGTTTGACCCGGAACGGAGCAAGGCTGAATCCACTCTGGCCACGGTCATCCTCTTGATGGCCTTTGAGGTAACTCTCTTGCTTTCTAGTGTACGGTTTCAATTACTTAACCATCGTTTTTAA
- a CDS encoding DUF924 family protein (uncharacterized protein conserved in bacteria): MSKSYDKVLTFWFGQKGSREYLQQKSFWYGSPSDDAYVRKHLGSDYEAARTGALDGWKFDGQGEGALALILLLDQVPRNIFRDTPKAYATDAKAVAVARYAVDQGWDKNMPVIQRRYMYSPFNHSENLEDQEMSLRLFTELGDSYHLHWARNFHDQIKRDGRFVHRDRILGR; this comes from the coding sequence ATGTCAAAATCTTACGACAAAGTCCTCACGTTCTGGTTTGGCCAGAAAGGCTCCCGAGAGTATCTTCAACAAAAGTCATTTTGGTACGGAAGTCCGTCCGACGACGCCTACGTTCGTAAGCACCTCGGATCCGACTACGAAGCTGCCAGAACAGGGGCCCTCGACGGTTGGAAGTTTGACGGCCAGGGCGAGGGCGCACTAGCCCTAATTCTTCTCCTGGACCAAGTACCCCGGAATATCTTCCGCGACACCCCGAAAGCATATGCAACGGACGCCAAGGCAGTTGCTGTAGCGCGATATGCCGTCGACCAGGGGTGGGACAAGAATATGCCTGTGATCCAGCGACGATATATGTATTCGCCGTTTAATCATTCAGAGAACCTGGAAGATCAGGAGATGTCATTGAGATTATTTACGGAGCTGGGTGATAGTTATCATTTGCATTGGGCGAGGAACTTTCACGACCAGATCAAGCGGGATGGGAGATTTGTGCATCGTGATCGGATTTTAGGGCGATAA
- a CDS encoding putative ABC multidrug transporter (pleiotropic drug resistance proteins (PDR1-15), ABC superfamily), translating into MEGQDYYAKAPPSDNRDDTDSTATMMGDESAPTPRPANVSRAEDWSLMPQVKQQHERDVASGFKSRELGVTWKNVNVEVVSSEAAVNENFLSQFNIPQKIKDGRNKPPLRSILQNSHGCVKPGEMLLVLGRPGSGCTTLLKMLSNRRLGYKSVEGDVRFGSLTHKEANRYHGQIVMNTEEELFFPTLTVGQTMDFATRLKIPFNLPKGVESAEAYRLEMKKFLLEAMGISHTNDTKVGNEYVRGVSGGERKRVSIIECMASRGSVFCWDNSTRGLDASTALEWTKAIRALTDVMGLSTIVTLYQAGNGIYDLFDKVLVLDEGKQVYYGPMSQARPFMEDLGFVCREGSNVADFLTGVTVPTERKIRPGYENRFPRNADMLLAEYEKSPIRAQMMAEYDYPDSDLARERTDNFEMAISHDRSKKLPKNSPMTVDFVQQVKACIIRQYQILWGDKATFIIKQVSTLAQALIAGSLFYNAPNNSGGLFVKSGALFFSLLYNSLLSMSEVTDSFSGRPVLVKHKGFAFFHPAAFCIAQITADIPVLLFQISIFSLVVYFMVGLTMSASGFFTYWVLVFATTMVMTALFRAVGALFTTFDGASKVSGFLISALIMYTGYMITKPQMHPWFGWIYWINPLAYGFDALLSSEFHNKIIPCVGTNLIPTGPGYENVPNHQSCAGVGGAIQGNNYVTGDQYLASLSYSHNHVWRNFGILWAWWALFVAVTIIATSRWKAASESGNTLLIPRERLDKHSQVARFDEESQVNEKEKKRNDGSSQEGDDLDNQLVRNTSVFTWKDLTYTVKTPTGDRVLLDNVYGWVKPGMLGALMGSSGAGKTTLLDVLAQRKTEGTIHGSIMVDGRPLPVSFQRSAGYCEQLDVHEPFATVREALEFSALLRQPRDVPDDEKLKYVDTIIELLELHDIADTLIGRVGAGLSVEQRKRVTIGVELVSKPSILIFLDEPTSGLDGQSAYNTVRFLRKLADVGQAVLVTIHQPSAQLFAEFDTLLLLAKGGKMVYFGDIGDNGQTVKDYFGRYGAACPPGVNPAEHMIDVVSGTLSQGRDWNKVWLESPENQRSIEELDRIISDAASKPPGTFDDGREFATSLWTQIKLVSQRMCVALYRNTDYVNNKLALHVGSALFNGFSFWMISDTVHSMQLRLFTIFNFIFVAPGVINQLQPLFLERRDIYDAREKKSKMYSWVAFVTALIVSEIPYLCLCAVLYFACWYYTVGFPTDSNKSGAVFFVMLMYEFVYTGIGQFISAYAPNAIFASLINPVIIGTLASFCGVMVPYQQIQAFWRYWIYWMNPFNYLMGSMMTFTIFDVNVKCKDSEYALFDPPNGSTCGEYLTEFMQGMGARMNLLDADATSGCRVCQYTRGSDYLLSVNLMDYYYGWRDAAIVALFALSSYALVYVLMKLRTKASKQAE; encoded by the exons ATGGAGGGCCAGGACTACTATGCGAAGGCGCCGCCTTCGGACAACAGAGATGATACCGACAGCACAGCTACGATGATGGGTGATGAGTCTGCGCCAACCCCCCGCCCTGCCAATGTCAGCCGCGCCGAAGACTGGAGCTTGATGCCACAAGTTAAACAGCAGCATGAACGAGATGTGGCGTCCGGTTTCAAGAGTCGTGAACTCGGCGTCACCTGGAAGAATGTGAACGTCGAAGTGGTTAGTTCTGAGGCCGCCGTCAACGAAAACTTCCTATCCCAGTTCAACATCCcccagaaaatcaaagatggTCGCAACAAACCACCCCTCCGCTCGATTCTTCAgaacagccatggctgcgtGAAACCCGGGGAAATGCTTCTCGTGTTGGGTCGGCCGGGTTCAGGTTGCACAACCCTGCTCAAAATGCTCTCGAATCGACGACTCGGGTATAAATCGGTGGAGGGTGACGTCCGTTTTGGGTCGCTAACTCATAAAGAAGCCAACCGTTATCATGGCCAAATTGTTATGAACACGGAAGAAGAGCTATTCTTCCCCACACTGACAGTGGGTCAGACGATGGACTTCGCAACCCGGCTCAAGATTCCTTTCAACCTCCCTAAAGGCGTAGAGTCGGCGGAAGCGTATCGCCTGGAAATGAAAAAGTTTTTGCTGGAAGCCATGGGAATCTCGCACACGAACGATACGAAGGTCGGTAACGAGTATGTTCGAGGTGTTTCCGGTGGTGAGCGCAAGCGTGTCTCAATCATAGAATGTATGGCCTCTCGTGGGTCAGTGTTCTGCTGGGATAACAGTACACGTGGTTTAGACGCCAGCACTGCTCTCGAGTGGACTAAAGCCATTCGGGCCTTGACAGATGTTATGGGCTTGTCCACCATTGTAACGCTTTACCAGGCGGGCAATGGAATCTATGACTTGTTCGATAAGGTACTGGTCTTGGATGAGGGCAAGCAGGTTTACTACGGGCCCATGTCCCAGGCAAGGCCCTTCATGGAGGACCTGGGTTTCGTCTGCCGCGAGGGGTCTAACGTCGCTGACTTCCTGACTGGTGTGACTGTTCCCACGGAACGCAAGATCCGACCCGGATATGAGAACCGATTCCCCCGCAATGCCGACATGCTCCTAGCGGAATATGAGAAGTCTCCCATCCGTGCTCAAATGATGGCAGAATACGACTACCCAGACTCCGATCTCGCCCGGGAACGCACCGACAACTTCGAGATGGCAATTTCGCACGACAGGAGCAAGAAGCTACCGAAGAACAGCCCGATGACGGTCGATTTTGTTCAGCAGGTCAAGGCATGTATCATTCGTCAGTACCAGATCCTTTGGGGTGATAAAGCCACTTTTATCATCAAACAGGTGTCGACCTTGGCCCAGGCCTTGATTGCAGGATCCCTGTTTTACAATGCGCCTAACAATTCGGGAGGTCTCTTTGTCAAATCCggtgctcttttcttttccttgctcTATAATAGTTTGTTGTCTATGTCTGAAGTGACCGATTCATTCAGTGGTCGGCCGGTCCTGGTCAAGCACAAAGGTTTCGCTTTTTTCCACCCCGCTGCTTTCTGTATCGCTCAGATCACTGCCGATATCCCAGTCCTCTTGTTCCAGATCAGCATCTTTTCCCTTGTGGTCTATTTCATGGTGGGCCTCACCATGAGTGCGTCTGGTTTCTTCACTTATTGGGTCTTGGTTTTTGCTACGACAATG GTTATGACCGCATTGTTCCGTGCGGTTGGAGCACTCTTCACGACATTCGACGGCGCGTCCAAGGTTTCCGGTTTCCTCATTTCCGCTCTGATCATGTACACCGGATATATGATCACGAAGCCGCAGATGCATCCCTGGTTTGGCTGGATCTACTGGATTAATCCTCTTGCATATGGCTTTGACGCCTTACTTTCGAGCGAGTTCCACAACAAGATTATTCCTTGTGTGGGCACAAACCTCATTCCTACTGGTCCTGGGTATGAAAATGTCCCCAATCATCAGTCCTgtgctggtgttggtggcGCTATCCAAGGCAACAACTATGTGACCGGAGACCAGTATCTGGCTTCATTGTCCTACAGCCACAACCATGTCTGGCGTAACTTCGGTATCCTATGGGCCTGGTGGGCTTTATTCGTGGCCGTGACCATCATTGCCACGTCCCGGTGGAAAGCTGCTTCAGAAAGCGGTAACACGCTTTTGATCCCGCGCGAGAGGTTAGATAAGCATAGCCAGGTTGCCCGCTTCGATGAAGAGTCTCAGGTAAacgagaaggagaagaagcgtaACGACGGAAGCTCCCAGGAGGGTGACGATCTTGACAACCAACTGGTCCGCAACACGTCCGTTTTCACCTGGAAAGACTTGACATATACTGTGAAAACACCTACTGGTGACCGCGTGCTCCTCGATAATGTCTATGGATGGGTTAAGCCTGGTATGTTGGGTGCCCTGATGGGCTCTTCTGGCGCTGGAAAGACTACCCTCCTTGATGTATTGGCTCAGCGAAAGACCGAAGGAACTATCCATGGTTCTATTATGGTTGATGGACGACCCTTGCCTGTTTCATTCCAGCGCTCTGCAGGCTACTGTGAACAGCTTGATGTCCATGAACCGTTTGCAACCGTGCGTGAAGCTCTTGAGTTCTCTGCCTTGCTCCGTCAGCCGCGTGATGTCCCTGATGATGAAAAACTGAAATATGTGGATACCATCATCGAACTTTTGGAATTACATGATATCGCCGACACGCTGATTGGCCGGGTTGGTGCTGGACTGAGTGTGGAACAGCGTAAGCGTGTTACTATCGGTGTGGAACTGGTCTCAAAGCCGAGCATTCTGATCTTCCTGGATGAGCCGACATCAGGTCTTGATGGCCAATCTGCATATAATACTGTCCGTTTCCTACGCAAACTGGCTGATGTTGGCCAGGCTGTTCTGGTTACTATTCACCAACCTTCTGCCCAGCTATTTGCTGAGTTCGATACCCTGCTTCTCCTGGCTAAAGGTGGAAAAATGGTCTACTTTGGTGACATTGGTGACAATGGCCAGACGGTCAAGGATTATTTCGGCCGTTATGGTGCTGCGTGTCCACCCGGTGTCAACCCCGCTGAGCATATGATTGATGTTGTCTCTGGTACTCTCTCCCAGGGTCGCGACTGGAATAAGGTCTGGCTAGAGTCTCCAGAGAACCAGCGTTCTATCGAAGAGCTTGACCGAATCATTAGTGACGCTGCGTCTAAGCCCCCTGGTACCTTTGATGACGGCCGAGAATTTGCCACGAGCCTTTGGACACAGATAAAGTTGGTGAGCCAGCGTATGTGTGTGGCTCTGTACCGGAATACCGACTATGTCAACAATAAACTGGCCCTCCATGTTGGCTCTGCCTTGTTTAacggtttctctttctggatgaTCAGTGATACTGTCCACTCGATGCAGCTCCGCCTCTTCACCATTTTCAACTTTATCTTCGTCGCCCCCGGTGTCATTAATCAACTCCAGCCGCTGTTCCTTGAACGTCGAGACATTTATGACGCCCGTGAGAAAAAATCGAAGATGTACTCGTGGGTTGCCTTCGTGACCGCCCTGATTGTATCGGAAATTCCCTATCTCTGCCTCTGTGCCGTCCTTTACTTCGCATGCTGGTACTACACGGTTGGCTTCCCCACTGACTCCAATAAGTCCGGCGCTGTCTTCTTCGTTATGTTGATGTACGAGTTCGTCTACACTGGAATTGGTCAATTCATCTCCGCCTACGCACCGAACGCGATTTTCGCCTCCTTAATTAACCCAGTGATCATTGGAACCCTCGCCTCTTTCTGTGGTGTCATGGTGCCCTACCAACAGATCCAAGCCTTCTGGAGGTACTGGATCTACTGGATGAACCCGTTCAACTATCTCATGGGTAGCATGATgaccttcaccatcttcgatGTGAATGTGAAGTGCAAGGACTCTGAGTACGCCCTCTTCGATCCCCCGAATGGCAGCACCTGCGGCGAGTACCTCACCGAATTTATGCAGGGCATGGGCGCTCGCATGAATCTCCTGGATGCGGACGCGACCTCCGGTTGCCGCGTGTGTCAATATACGAGGGGTAGCGATTATCTTCTCAGCGTCAACTTGATGGATTACTACTACGGATGGCGGGATGCAGCTATTGTTGCCCTGTTCGCCCTTAGCTCGTATGCCCTTGTGTACGTTCTCATGAAGCTGCGTACCAAGGCCTCGAAGCAGGCAGAGTAA